A genomic segment from Neobacillus sp. YX16 encodes:
- a CDS encoding DUF84 family protein has protein sequence MKIIIGSNNPAKVAAVKNAFHYQQTEFLSLDIPSGVSEQPFSDEETIKGAINRAVGALKMGNGEIGIGLEGGVQETTHGLLLCNWGALAAKDIKPIIAGGARFLLPEEIADRLRAGEELGPVMDDYAKKENVRKNEGAVGIFTKGLINRSEMFSHIMNLLVGQFHYQKASNK, from the coding sequence ATGAAAATAATTATTGGGTCAAATAATCCTGCAAAAGTGGCTGCAGTAAAAAATGCATTTCACTATCAACAAACGGAGTTTCTTTCGTTAGACATCCCTTCTGGAGTCAGTGAACAACCATTCTCAGACGAAGAGACCATTAAGGGAGCGATCAATCGGGCAGTGGGTGCATTGAAAATGGGAAATGGTGAAATTGGAATCGGTCTTGAGGGTGGAGTACAGGAAACCACACATGGTTTATTATTATGTAATTGGGGTGCACTGGCTGCGAAGGATATAAAGCCAATTATTGCTGGGGGGGCGAGATTTCTCCTGCCTGAAGAGATTGCAGACAGATTAAGAGCAGGAGAAGAACTTGGGCCAGTAATGGATGACTATGCAAAAAAGGAAAATGTCCGCAAGAACGAAGGAGCTGTAGGGATTTTTACTAAGGGATTAATTAATCGTTCAGAGATGTTTTCTCATATCATGAATCTTTTAGTGGGGCAATTTCACTATCAAAAAGCCTCAAATAAATAA